A portion of the Anabas testudineus chromosome 22, fAnaTes1.2, whole genome shotgun sequence genome contains these proteins:
- the LOC113148236 gene encoding protein LBH-like, with product MTEVMNSLEPGTEDFSGGGAGGGDQDAIFPDTHERYPKLSKRLPSIVVEPTDAAEVESGELRWPPDEPNSPDAQTEKRHVEEQTADEEQSDVGVDEEASGAEMQDSN from the exons ATGACTGAGGTGATGAACTCTCTGGAGCCGGGGACGGAGGACTTCAGCgggggaggagcaggaggaggagatcaGGATGCA ATCTTCCCAGATACCCATGAAAGGTATCCAAAGTTGTCCAAGAGGCTTCCCTCCATCGTGGTGGAGCCGACAGACGCAGCTGAGGTTGAGAGCGGCGAGCTCCGCTGGCCGCCAGATGAGCCGAACTCTCCGGACGCCCAAACTGAGAAACGGCATGTAGAGGAACAAACTGCAG ATGAGGAGCAGTCGGACGTCGGCGTGGACGAAGAGGCTTCTGGGGCAGAGATGCAGGACTCCAACTGA